One stretch of Candidatus Bathyarchaeia archaeon DNA includes these proteins:
- a CDS encoding 4-hydroxy-tetrahydrodipicolinate reductase: MKVGLYGFGRAGKAVATVLLQNQEAHLCWVIRKSNVLQHRSVPEFLGIKSGDEQGLIFPKDELTPQQLFDKYPVDVIIDFSSPQAILSYGEEAAKRGIALVTAIPAYPDETVAFLKKISRQTKVLWSPNITIGINFLMLTAKILKTIAPYTDIEIIEEHFKNKKEVSGTARKISEMLCLRDIDIKSVRAGGIVGRHEIIFGFPFQTVRLIHESITREAFGNGALFAAKSIIEKKNGFYSMEDILIPYFNLK; encoded by the coding sequence ATGAAAGTGGGGCTCTATGGATTTGGCAGAGCAGGAAAAGCCGTAGCGACGGTGTTACTGCAAAACCAAGAAGCACATCTTTGCTGGGTTATCCGCAAATCAAACGTTCTACAACACCGGTCTGTTCCAGAATTTTTAGGCATAAAAAGCGGGGATGAACAAGGCTTGATCTTCCCTAAAGATGAACTGACCCCCCAGCAACTTTTCGACAAATATCCTGTAGATGTAATTATCGATTTTTCTTCACCTCAAGCCATACTATCCTACGGTGAAGAAGCAGCCAAACGAGGAATAGCCTTGGTAACTGCAATACCCGCGTACCCTGATGAAACCGTTGCTTTTCTAAAAAAAATATCACGCCAAACAAAAGTGCTCTGGTCACCCAACATCACGATTGGCATCAATTTCTTGATGTTGACCGCTAAAATCCTCAAAACCATTGCTCCCTACACCGACATCGAGATCATTGAAGAACATTTCAAAAACAAAAAAGAGGTCTCGGGCACAGCCAGAAAAATATCTGAGATGTTATGTTTGCGAGACATCGATATTAAATCAGTTCGTGCAGGGGGTATTGTTGGTCGTCACGAAATCATCTTCGGGTTTCCCTTTCAGACAGTCCGCTTAATTCACGAATCGATAACACGAGAAGCCTTTGGCAATGGCGCCTTATTTGCAGCTAAGAGCATTATCGAGAAAAAAAACGGCTTCTACTCTATGGAGGACATATTAATACCCTATTTCAACCTGAAATAA
- a CDS encoding SRPBCC domain-containing protein translates to MKNLNLTTITQKVTLPASPTEVYEAFTDPEKHSQLTESKATGKPKVGGKFTAWDGYIYGKFLELEAGKRLVQEWQTIDWAEGYPPSRLELTFKEVTAGTEVTLVHSNVPKEQEEELTDGWNEYYWKPLKENLKK, encoded by the coding sequence ATGAAAAACCTAAACCTAACCACCATAACCCAGAAAGTCACTCTCCCAGCATCCCCCACAGAAGTCTACGAAGCCTTCACGGATCCCGAAAAACACAGCCAACTCACCGAAAGCAAAGCCACCGGCAAACCCAAAGTCGGCGGCAAATTCACAGCGTGGGACGGCTACATCTACGGGAAATTCCTCGAATTGGAGGCGGGGAAGCGGCTGGTGCAGGAGTGGCAAACAATCGACTGGGCAGAAGGGTATCCACCATCGCGGCTTGAGCTAACGTTCAAAGAGGTCACGGCAGGCACAGAGGTCACTTTGGTACATAGCAATGTGCCCAAAGAGCAGGAGGAAGAGTTGACGGACGGCTGGAACGAATACTACTGGAAACCCCTAAAAGAAAACCTCAAAAAATAA
- a CDS encoding type II toxin-antitoxin system HicB family antitoxin — protein sequence MVARKFTVLLEPAEEGGYVVKCVEFPVASEGETKAEALQNIKESIEGYLEVKAEL from the coding sequence ATGGTTGCTCGCAAGTTCACAGTGCTTTTAGAACCCGCGGAGGAAGGCGGCTACGTGGTCAAATGCGTAGAGTTTCCTGTGGCTTCTGAGGGCGAAACCAAAGCGGAAGCGTTACAAAACATCAAGGAATCCATCGAGGGCTACTTGGAAGTCAAAGCTGAGCTTTAG